A window from Cellulomonas sp. C5510 encodes these proteins:
- a CDS encoding quinone oxidoreductase, which produces MHAVLATEPGGPDVLALDEIPDPLPGPRDLLVRLSAAGVNFIDVYHRNGTYPMPFPHVPGSEGAGVVESVGREVREFAVGDLVAWASAPSSYAELVVVPEVVALHVPDGVGEDVAAALPLQGITAHYLATSTFPVEAGQDVLVHAGAGGVGLLLTQLAAARGARVITTVGTAEKEALSRAAGAADVIRYTELDDLTSELPEIVRGLTGGRGVHTVFDGVGRSTFDASLASLRPRGGLALFGASSGPVPPFDPQRLNAAGSVYLTRPTIGHHVATREELTWRAGELFDAVAAGALDVRIGATYPLSEAEEAHRALEGRATTGKVLLTA; this is translated from the coding sequence CCCGACCCGCTGCCCGGGCCGCGCGACCTGCTGGTGCGGCTCAGCGCCGCGGGCGTGAACTTCATCGACGTCTACCACCGCAACGGCACGTACCCCATGCCGTTCCCGCACGTCCCGGGGTCCGAGGGTGCCGGCGTCGTCGAGTCCGTCGGGCGCGAGGTGCGGGAGTTCGCCGTGGGCGACCTGGTCGCGTGGGCGTCGGCTCCGTCGTCGTACGCGGAGCTGGTCGTCGTGCCGGAGGTCGTCGCGCTGCACGTGCCCGACGGCGTCGGGGAGGACGTGGCCGCCGCGCTGCCGCTGCAGGGCATCACCGCGCACTACCTCGCCACGTCGACGTTCCCGGTCGAGGCCGGGCAGGACGTGCTGGTCCACGCCGGAGCGGGCGGGGTCGGGCTGCTGCTCACCCAGCTCGCCGCCGCGCGCGGTGCCCGCGTCATCACCACCGTGGGCACCGCGGAGAAGGAGGCGCTGTCCCGCGCGGCCGGCGCCGCCGACGTCATCCGGTACACGGAGCTCGACGACCTGACCTCCGAGCTGCCCGAGATCGTGCGGGGGCTCACCGGCGGCCGGGGCGTGCACACCGTCTTCGACGGCGTCGGGCGCTCGACGTTCGACGCGTCGCTCGCGTCCCTGCGCCCCCGGGGCGGGCTCGCCCTGTTCGGGGCGTCGTCGGGGCCGGTGCCGCCGTTCGACCCGCAGCGGCTCAACGCCGCGGGCTCCGTCTACCTCACGCGCCCCACGATCGGCCACCACGTCGCGACCCGCGAGGAGCTGACGTGGCGCGCGGGTGAGCTGTTCGACGCGGTCGCCGCCGGGGCGCTGGACGTCCGCATCGGCGCGACCTACCCCCTGTCCGAGGCCGAGGAGGCCCACCGCGCCCTCGAGGGCCGCGCCACCACCGGGAAGGTGCTGCTGACCGCATGA
- a CDS encoding DsbA family oxidoreductase — MRDLHIEIWSDIACPWCYIGKRRFAAALEQFEHRDHVRVTWRSFELQPDAEPSTAHPGLTEAQLLSERKGMPLDQVQQMFAHVTGIAASVGLAYDFDRVVPANTFDAHRLVHVAAGLGGAAAAADVVERLMSAHFEHGRVVDDPEVLVTVAAEAGLDADAVRAALDSDAGAGAVRADEAEAAALGIQGVPFFVADRRLGLSGAQPVEVFAQLLDQAWRDANPPLAIPTVAGAADAEACGPDGC, encoded by the coding sequence ATGAGAGACCTGCACATCGAGATCTGGTCCGACATCGCCTGCCCCTGGTGCTACATCGGCAAGCGCCGGTTCGCGGCCGCGCTGGAGCAGTTCGAGCACCGCGACCACGTGCGCGTGACGTGGCGGTCGTTCGAGCTGCAGCCGGACGCCGAGCCGTCGACCGCGCACCCCGGCCTGACCGAGGCGCAGCTGCTGTCCGAGCGCAAGGGCATGCCGCTGGACCAGGTGCAGCAGATGTTCGCGCACGTGACGGGGATCGCGGCGTCGGTCGGGCTCGCCTACGACTTCGACCGGGTCGTGCCCGCCAACACGTTCGACGCCCACCGGCTGGTGCACGTCGCGGCGGGGCTCGGCGGGGCGGCCGCGGCGGCCGACGTCGTCGAGCGGCTGATGAGCGCGCACTTCGAGCACGGCCGCGTGGTGGACGACCCCGAGGTGCTGGTCACGGTCGCGGCGGAGGCCGGGCTGGACGCGGACGCCGTGCGCGCGGCCCTGGACTCGGACGCCGGCGCGGGGGCCGTCCGCGCCGACGAGGCCGAGGCGGCGGCCCTCGGCATCCAGGGCGTGCCGTTCTTCGTCGCCGACCGGCGGCTCGGGCTCTCGGGCGCGCAGCCCGTGGAGGTCTTCGCGCAGCTGCTCGACCAGGCGTGGCGGGACGCCAACCCGCCGCTGGCGATCCCGACGGTGGCCGGGGCGGCCGACGCGGAGGCGTGCGGGCCCGACGGCTGCTGA